One window of Quercus robur chromosome 5, dhQueRobu3.1, whole genome shotgun sequence genomic DNA carries:
- the LOC126727179 gene encoding uncharacterized protein LOC126727179 encodes MVCEKCEKKLTKVIVPDKWKAGASNTTEGGGRKINENKLLSKKSRWTPYGNTKCIICKQQVHQEAKYCHTCAYSKGVCAMCGKQVLDTKIYKQSNV; translated from the exons ATGGTGTGCGAGAAGT gTGAGAAGAAGCTAACGAAGGTGATAGTACCAGACAAGTGGAAAGCAGGTGCAAGCAACACCACTGAAGGCGGTGGCCGCAAGATCAACGAGAACAAGCTCCTCTCCAAAAAgagcag aTGGACTCCATACGGCAATACAAAATGCATCATATGCAAGCAACAAGTACACCAGGAAGCCAAGTACTGTCACACCTGTGCTTATTCGAAAG GAGTCTGTGCAATGTGCGGTAAGCAAGTACTTGACACCAAGATTTACAAACAGAGCAATGTATGA
- the LOC126727178 gene encoding probable xyloglucan endotransglucosylase/hydrolase protein 8: MQLLLRDPSLEASFSSPKVLQPKMERRVSPMPTLLFIAALMAASYFIISEAADSKGSFQDNFDIMWSQEHFSTSPDGQIWYLSLDKETGCGFQTKQRYRFGWFSMKLKLVGGDSAGVVTAYYMCTENGAGPTRDELDIEFLGNRTGQPYLIQTNVYKNGTGGREMRHMLWFDPTEDFHSYSVLWNNHQIVFFVDSTPVRVFKNNGEANNFFPNEKPMYLFSSIWNADDWATRGGLEKTDWKKAPFVSSYKDFSVDGCQWEDPYPACVSTTTRNWWDQYSAWHLSDSQKMDYAWVQRNLVIYDYCKDYERFPTLPVECSLSPWD, encoded by the exons ATGCAACTGCTTCTCAGAGATCCCAGCTTAGAAGCCTCTTTCTCTTCCCCCAAAGTCCTTCAGCCCAAAATGGAAAGAAGAGTCTCTCCAATGCCCACTCTTCTTTTCATTGCAGCTCTAATGGCTGCTTCTTACTTTATTATATCTGAAGCAGCTGATTCTAAAGGATCATTTCAAGACAATTTCGATATAATGTGGTCTCAGGAGCATTTTTCAACCTCCCCAGATGGGCAGATCTGGTATCTCTCATTAGACAAAGAAACAG GCTGTGGATTTCAAACAAAGCAAAGATATAGATTTGGGTGGTTTAGCATGAAGCTCAAGTTGGTCGGAGGTGACTCTGCCGGTGTAGTGACAGCTTACTAT ATGTGCACTGAAAATGGGGCAGGGCCAACGAGAGATGAGTTAGATATTGAGTTCTTGGGGAATAGGACTGGGCAGCCTTATCTTATTCAGACTAATGTGTACAAGAATGGGACTGGTGGCCGTGAGATGAGGCATATGCTTTGGTTTGACCCCACTGAGGATTTCCATTCCTATTCTGTACTCTGGAACAACCACCAGATTGT GTTTTTTGTGGATAGTACTCCCGTAAGAGTGTTCAAGAACAATGGGGAAGCAAATAATTTCTTCCCCAACGAAAAGCCCATGTACTTGTTTTCTAGCATATGGAATGCCGATGATTGGGCCACAAGAGGTGGGCTCGAGAAGACAGACTGGAAGAAGGCCCCATTTGTGTCCTCTTACAAAGACTTCAGTGTTGATGGTTGCCAATGGGAAGATCCATACCCTGCATGTGTTTCAACCACCACTCGAAATTGGTGGGATCAGTATTCTGCTTGGCATCTctctgattctcaaaaaatgGATTATGCTTGGGTGCAGAGAAACCTTGTTATTTATGATTATTGCAAGGACTATGAAAGGTTCCCCACATTGCCGGTAGAGTGTTCATTGAGTCCATGGGATTGA